In Vigna radiata var. radiata cultivar VC1973A chromosome 3, Vradiata_ver6, whole genome shotgun sequence, the following proteins share a genomic window:
- the LOC106756758 gene encoding remorin 4.1-like — protein sequence MFNDPLIMSSTSHGSEDHEEEDEQVREIHALTPTHPPHPRGRPWDTLHTHRSSSLSVASTDGGASSSDNFTTMSREFNALVLAGSTIDPDSNRNLTPVNQNNVNNNLGRIREDELMEETNPLAIVPDNHPLDPVPSSQMGGGGGAREEHVSVQRVKKEEVDTKISAWQNAKVAKINNRFKREDAVINGWESEQVQKASSWMKKVERKLEEKRARAMEKMQNDIAKAHRKAEERRASAEAKRGTKVARVLEIASLMRAVGRPPAKKSFF from the exons ATGTTCAACGATCCATTAATCATGAGTTCAACGAGCCATGGCTCAGAGGatcatgaagaagaagatgaacaagTAAGAGAAATCCACGCCTTAACACCAACTCACCCTCCCCACCCACGTGGCAGACCCTGGGATACCCTTCACACCCACCGTTCAAGCTCCCTCTCCGTCGCCAGCACCGACGGCGGCGCCTCCTCCTCCGACAACTTCACCACCATGAGCAGAGAGTTCAACGCCTTGGTTCTCGCAGGCTCCACCATCGACCCCGACAGCAACCGCAACCTAACTCCCGTCAACCAAAACAACGTGAACAACAACCTGGGGAGGATCAGAGAAGATGAGTTGATGGAAGAGACGAACCCTTTGGCAATCGTGCCGGATAACCACCCTCTGGACCCGGTTCCCTCGTCCCAAAtgggcggtggtggtggtgcaCGTGAAGAGCACGTGTCGGTGCAGAGGGTGAAGAAGGAGGAGGTGGATACGAAGATATCAGCGTGGCAGAACGCGAAGGTTGCGAAGATTAACAACAGGTTCAAGAGAGAAGACGCTGTGATCAATGGGTGGGAGAGCGAGCAGGTTCAGAAAGCTTCCTCTTGGATGAAGAAAGTTGAg AGGAAGCTGGAGGAGAAAAGGGCAAGAGCAATGGAGAAAATGCAAAATGACATAGCAAAAGCTCATAGAAAAGCAGAGGAGAGAAGGGCATCAGCAGAAGCCAAAAGAGGAACGAAAGTGGCAAGGGTTTTGGAGATTGCAAGTCTCATGAGAGCAGTTGGAAGACCTCCTGCCAAAAAGTCCTTCTTCTAA
- the LOC106757936 gene encoding putative disease resistance protein RGA1 isoform X2, whose product MAESFLFSIAESLIAKLASHALQEASRVVGVYDDLRDLTKTLSSVKAVLLDADQKQDHNHQLREWLTQLKIVFSEAEDVLDEFECQTLQNKVVKAHGSTKDKRDMTHSRVSDSDVIGRKNDKEKIIKLLMQQTPNDDDTSLSVIPIVGIGGLGKTTLAKFVFNDNRIQECFPLKMWVCVSDDFGIKQLVIKIINSANDADVPPHQQNLNMLDLEQLQNQLKSKLSGKKFLLVLDDVWNEDRVKWVELRNLIQVGAAGSKVVVTTRSHSIAFMMGTVPSHILEXLXEEESLSLFVKWAFKEGEEEKHPHLVNIGREIVKKCKGVPLAVRTIGSLLFSKFEASEWEYVSRNEIWNLPQKKDDILPALKLSYDLMPSYLRQCFALFSLYPKDFVLSSYKMTALWGAHGLITLQKTNRALEDVANQYLHELLSRSFLQDFQNFGTSYNFRIHDLVHDLALFVAKDECLYVSSNIQNIPENVRHLSFAESSLFDNLVIKKSAAVRTVQFPNGAVGVNGEAILNTCLSKFKCLRVLDLRGSAFETLPRAIAKMKHLRYLDISNNRKIKRLPDSICKLQSLQVLLINGCMELEVLPKGIRKLISIHYLMFSTKQTVLPVNEIAKLVSLEYLVIESCHNVESIFGGVKFPSLKSLRILDCGSLKSISLDGQNFPELETLVVADCSNLDLELWKGDREEESPKLKLKLVFLIGLPQLVTLPKWVQEAANSLGCLVVFNCENIETLPDWLPTLTNLKSLHLLDCPNLVSISDNIHHLTALETLKIGGCANLYKKYEPNVGEFWPKISHIKDIVIEEPEEPE is encoded by the exons ATGGCTGAATCATTTCTCTTCAGCATAGCAGAGTCACTCATAGCAAAGCTTGCTTCTCATGCTTTACAAGAAGCTTCTCGAGTGGTGGGTGTATACGATGATCTTCGAGACCTTACAAAGACTCTCTCTTCGGTCAAGGCTGTGTTGTTAGATGCTGACCAAAAGCAAGACCACAACCATCAACTCCGTGAATGGCTCACTCAACTTAAAATTGTCTTCTCCGAAGCAGAAGATGTTTTGGATGAATTTGAGTGTCAAACACTGCAAAACAAAGTGGTCAAAGCTCATGGTAGCACCAAAGACAAG AGAGATATGACACACTCCCGTGTGAGTGATTCAGATGTAATAGGAAGGAAAAACGACAAAGAAAAGATCATAAAACTTTTGATGCAGCAGACTCCTAATGATGATGATACAAGTCTATCTGTTATCCCAATTGTGGGGATTGGAGGCTTGGGAAAGACTACACTTGCAAAGTTTGTGTTCAATGACAACAGGATCCAGGAATGCTTCCCATTGAAGATGTGGGTGTGTGTTTCTGATGACTTTGGCATTAAACAACTTGttatcaaaatcatcaattcTGCCAATGATGCAGATGTTCCTCCTCACCAACAGAATTTGAACATGTTGGACTTGGAGCAACTGCAAAACCAATTGAAAAGCAAACTTTCCGGTAAAaaatttcttcttgttttggATGACGTATGGAACGAAGACCGTGTTAAATGGGTTGAGTTGAGGAATTTAATCCAAGTGGGTGCAGCAGGAAGTAAAGTTGTAGTGACCACACGCAGTCATTCAATTGCTTTCATGATGGGTACAGTTCCCTCTCACATTTTAGAANGTCTTTNGGAAGAGGAGTCATTGTCTCTGTTTGTGAAGTGGGCATTTAAAGAAGGAGAGGAGGAAAAACATCCTCACTTAGTAAATATTGGCAGAGAAATTGTGAAAAAATGCAAAGGGGTTCCACTGGCAGTGAGAACGATAGGTAGTTTACTATTCTCGAAATTTGAGGCTAGTGAATGGGAATATGTGAGTCGTAATGAAATCTGGAATTTGCCTCAGAAAAAAGATGACATTTTACCTGCCCTTAAACTGAGTTATGATCTCATGCCATCCTATTTGAGGcaatgttttgcattgttttccCTTTACCCAAAGGATTTTGTATTAAGTAGTTATAAAATGACTGCGCTTTGGGGGGCACATGGGCTCATTACACTACAAAAAACGAATAGAGCACTTGAAGATGTGGCCAATCAATATTTGCATGAACTCCTGTCAAGATCCTTTCTCCAggattttcaaaactttggcaCTTCTTACAATTTTAGAATACATGATTTGGTGCATGATCTAGCTCTTTTTGTTGCAAAGGATGAGTGTCTATATGTAAGTTCCAACATTCAAAATATTCCAGAAAATGTTCGGCATCTGTCTTTTGCTGAAAGCAGTTTGTTTGACAATTTAGTCATAAAAAAATCAGCAGCTGTGAGAACCGTACAGTTTCCAAATGGAGCAGTAGGTGTCAACGGTGAAGCTATACTAAATACGTGTCTGTCAAAGTTCAAATGCTTGCGAGTTTTGGATTTACGTGGTTCGGCATTCGAGACTTTGCCCCGTGCCATTGCTAAGATGAAACATTTGAGATATTTGGACATTAGCAATAATCGCAAGATTAAGAGACTCCCCGATTCTATTTGCAAGCTCCAAAGTTTGCAAGTGTTGTTAATTAACGGATGCATGGAGCTGGAAGTATTGCCCAaaggaataagaaaattaatcagTATTCATTATTTGATGTTTAGTACAAAGCAAACTGTTTTGCCTGTAAATGAGATCGCCAAATTGGTGTCGCTGGAATACTTGGTTATTGAATCATGCCATAATGTGGAGTCCATCTTTGGAGGGGTGAAATTCCCTTCTCTTAAATCATTGCGCATTCTGGACTGTGGGAGTCTAAAGTCAATCTCGCTGGATGGTCAAAATTTTCCTGAATTAGAAACATTGGTTGTTGCAGACTGCAGTAATTTGGATTTGGAACTGTGGAAGGGCGATCGTGAAGAAGAAAGCCCGAAGCTGAAgttaaaacttgtatttttgaTCGGTTTACCACAGTTGGTGACATTGCCTAAATGGGTTCAGGAAGCTGCCAACTCCTTAGGGtgtttggttgtttttaatTGTGAGAATATTGAAACACTTCCAGATTGGTTACCAACTCTGACTAATCTGAAATCACTTCATCTACTAGATTGCCCAAATTTGGTATCTATCTCAGATAACATTCATCACCTCACTGCACTTGAAACTTTGAAAATTGGAGGTTGTgctaacttatataaaaaatatgaaccCAATGTTGGAGAGTTTTGGCCCAAAATATCACACATCAAAGACATTGTGATTGAGGAACCAGAAGAACCTGAATAA
- the LOC106757936 gene encoding putative disease resistance protein RGA1 isoform X1 → MAESFLFSIAESLIAKLASHALQEASRVVGVYDDLRDLTKTLSSVKAVLLDADQKQDHNHQLREWLTQLKIVFSEAEDVLDEFECQTLQNKVVKAHGSTKDKVSHFFSTSNSLLFRYKMAQQIKYINNRLDKVAADRYKFSLQIIDVDTRVVHQRDMTHSRVSDSDVIGRKNDKEKIIKLLMQQTPNDDDTSLSVIPIVGIGGLGKTTLAKFVFNDNRIQECFPLKMWVCVSDDFGIKQLVIKIINSANDADVPPHQQNLNMLDLEQLQNQLKSKLSGKKFLLVLDDVWNEDRVKWVELRNLIQVGAAGSKVVVTTRSHSIAFMMGTVPSHILEXLXEEESLSLFVKWAFKEGEEEKHPHLVNIGREIVKKCKGVPLAVRTIGSLLFSKFEASEWEYVSRNEIWNLPQKKDDILPALKLSYDLMPSYLRQCFALFSLYPKDFVLSSYKMTALWGAHGLITLQKTNRALEDVANQYLHELLSRSFLQDFQNFGTSYNFRIHDLVHDLALFVAKDECLYVSSNIQNIPENVRHLSFAESSLFDNLVIKKSAAVRTVQFPNGAVGVNGEAILNTCLSKFKCLRVLDLRGSAFETLPRAIAKMKHLRYLDISNNRKIKRLPDSICKLQSLQVLLINGCMELEVLPKGIRKLISIHYLMFSTKQTVLPVNEIAKLVSLEYLVIESCHNVESIFGGVKFPSLKSLRILDCGSLKSISLDGQNFPELETLVVADCSNLDLELWKGDREEESPKLKLKLVFLIGLPQLVTLPKWVQEAANSLGCLVVFNCENIETLPDWLPTLTNLKSLHLLDCPNLVSISDNIHHLTALETLKIGGCANLYKKYEPNVGEFWPKISHIKDIVIEEPEEPE, encoded by the coding sequence ATGGCTGAATCATTTCTCTTCAGCATAGCAGAGTCACTCATAGCAAAGCTTGCTTCTCATGCTTTACAAGAAGCTTCTCGAGTGGTGGGTGTATACGATGATCTTCGAGACCTTACAAAGACTCTCTCTTCGGTCAAGGCTGTGTTGTTAGATGCTGACCAAAAGCAAGACCACAACCATCAACTCCGTGAATGGCTCACTCAACTTAAAATTGTCTTCTCCGAAGCAGAAGATGTTTTGGATGAATTTGAGTGTCAAACACTGCAAAACAAAGTGGTCAAAGCTCATGGTAGCACCAAAGACAAGGTAAGTCACTTCTTCTCCACCTCTAATTCACTTCTTTTTCGCTACAAGATGgcacaacaaattaaatatatcaacaaCAGACTAGACAAGGTTGCAGCGGATAGGTATAAGTTTAGTCTTCAAATAATTGACGTTGACACACGTGTTGTTCATCAGAGAGATATGACACACTCCCGTGTGAGTGATTCAGATGTAATAGGAAGGAAAAACGACAAAGAAAAGATCATAAAACTTTTGATGCAGCAGACTCCTAATGATGATGATACAAGTCTATCTGTTATCCCAATTGTGGGGATTGGAGGCTTGGGAAAGACTACACTTGCAAAGTTTGTGTTCAATGACAACAGGATCCAGGAATGCTTCCCATTGAAGATGTGGGTGTGTGTTTCTGATGACTTTGGCATTAAACAACTTGttatcaaaatcatcaattcTGCCAATGATGCAGATGTTCCTCCTCACCAACAGAATTTGAACATGTTGGACTTGGAGCAACTGCAAAACCAATTGAAAAGCAAACTTTCCGGTAAAaaatttcttcttgttttggATGACGTATGGAACGAAGACCGTGTTAAATGGGTTGAGTTGAGGAATTTAATCCAAGTGGGTGCAGCAGGAAGTAAAGTTGTAGTGACCACACGCAGTCATTCAATTGCTTTCATGATGGGTACAGTTCCCTCTCACATTTTAGAANGTCTTTNGGAAGAGGAGTCATTGTCTCTGTTTGTGAAGTGGGCATTTAAAGAAGGAGAGGAGGAAAAACATCCTCACTTAGTAAATATTGGCAGAGAAATTGTGAAAAAATGCAAAGGGGTTCCACTGGCAGTGAGAACGATAGGTAGTTTACTATTCTCGAAATTTGAGGCTAGTGAATGGGAATATGTGAGTCGTAATGAAATCTGGAATTTGCCTCAGAAAAAAGATGACATTTTACCTGCCCTTAAACTGAGTTATGATCTCATGCCATCCTATTTGAGGcaatgttttgcattgttttccCTTTACCCAAAGGATTTTGTATTAAGTAGTTATAAAATGACTGCGCTTTGGGGGGCACATGGGCTCATTACACTACAAAAAACGAATAGAGCACTTGAAGATGTGGCCAATCAATATTTGCATGAACTCCTGTCAAGATCCTTTCTCCAggattttcaaaactttggcaCTTCTTACAATTTTAGAATACATGATTTGGTGCATGATCTAGCTCTTTTTGTTGCAAAGGATGAGTGTCTATATGTAAGTTCCAACATTCAAAATATTCCAGAAAATGTTCGGCATCTGTCTTTTGCTGAAAGCAGTTTGTTTGACAATTTAGTCATAAAAAAATCAGCAGCTGTGAGAACCGTACAGTTTCCAAATGGAGCAGTAGGTGTCAACGGTGAAGCTATACTAAATACGTGTCTGTCAAAGTTCAAATGCTTGCGAGTTTTGGATTTACGTGGTTCGGCATTCGAGACTTTGCCCCGTGCCATTGCTAAGATGAAACATTTGAGATATTTGGACATTAGCAATAATCGCAAGATTAAGAGACTCCCCGATTCTATTTGCAAGCTCCAAAGTTTGCAAGTGTTGTTAATTAACGGATGCATGGAGCTGGAAGTATTGCCCAaaggaataagaaaattaatcagTATTCATTATTTGATGTTTAGTACAAAGCAAACTGTTTTGCCTGTAAATGAGATCGCCAAATTGGTGTCGCTGGAATACTTGGTTATTGAATCATGCCATAATGTGGAGTCCATCTTTGGAGGGGTGAAATTCCCTTCTCTTAAATCATTGCGCATTCTGGACTGTGGGAGTCTAAAGTCAATCTCGCTGGATGGTCAAAATTTTCCTGAATTAGAAACATTGGTTGTTGCAGACTGCAGTAATTTGGATTTGGAACTGTGGAAGGGCGATCGTGAAGAAGAAAGCCCGAAGCTGAAgttaaaacttgtatttttgaTCGGTTTACCACAGTTGGTGACATTGCCTAAATGGGTTCAGGAAGCTGCCAACTCCTTAGGGtgtttggttgtttttaatTGTGAGAATATTGAAACACTTCCAGATTGGTTACCAACTCTGACTAATCTGAAATCACTTCATCTACTAGATTGCCCAAATTTGGTATCTATCTCAGATAACATTCATCACCTCACTGCACTTGAAACTTTGAAAATTGGAGGTTGTgctaacttatataaaaaatatgaaccCAATGTTGGAGAGTTTTGGCCCAAAATATCACACATCAAAGACATTGTGATTGAGGAACCAGAAGAACCTGAATAA